The genomic stretch attcactggagaaagaaggaagagaagcaaaacactcggaggtttccttggaacaaaaccttgaggaaaaagaaagagagagaacagagaaggacggatagaaactttggcataggaaccctgcctacccggagaattcagagtaaagaaaccctgaaggcagcccatctgcaccgaagccatcgccgtccaattcccgctgcctaacttattccgatactacaagtggtcaatcccttcaaccttgaattggcaaacaggtttgcgtatctctattgtttatactttcaattggccatatctacatatataatgtatcatgattaaatgttgatatataatttgctttcgtatgggaatctaaatatgcctgaataccctgaatgtttgatcatgttattcctgtgataaaatgccataaaattcaaagttcctaacgtggggctgttttcaaattcaaaatccgtggcctattctgtttttttatgtttttatcatagccatgcattattcatcctatcctatttattgttgtgatatttctccggtgtaatcttcgattgcaccctgatttggtgttctgacatgtttcttttttttgagtttcgtaaaggttcacatatcccaggaaaaggttattggctaggtattccactttatttgtgggatacccttgtggagtttcaccctaaattaattttttaatgtattaatttctaatgtattaattttttaatatattatttttaataattttaatgtggagtttcatcctaattatataattaattgtaaaactttgcctttgaataagtgatcttggacctctctttgttgccttacgattacgatattacggtcatgtcccgcgaacgtggggatacccttagcaaagacccttcggttaaatcatcataaaataaattatagtccctcggatgttgccttcgaatatacaactttgtccctcgatgaccctccgatgttgcctacggttaaaagatgatagtcccttcgaatgctaaggtatcctcgtaactgttgccttcaatgaccaatcgatgaccctacgatgacccttttacatccaaaggataaaactacttatttctcaataataaggacaattttaccctcataaggataggaaatactcataaagaccttgggtcggtataactcttaattgctggctcacaacttaaaacattttttttgcacctcacacctttcaaaatgcctttagaaaatcaccacttggtatacattcatactagaatcattaccgagttatatttttctaaacaattttcaaaactaaaacgggataaccactttgtatacattcatacaagaatcattacaaagttaaattctcttttcaaaacaattttccaaacaattcacaaacacttttttagacaaaaataatataagtgatcgagcaattaagagcccatggataaccatggatacaaagggtgctaacaccttccctttgtataatgtacctcccgaacccaaaatctaaattaaggtttttcctgttcttttccacctttccttattggataaaagaaaagtcggtggcgactcttgctaaccgcgacattgcgattaaaaccacaaaaaagtccagttcaccgtatgacaggttatggtgaataagaaacgttttgtgcggtacaagagtttgtggaagtaagaaaAGCTTTCACTTAAGGGGGGAATTATGAACTCACACTTGATGGGGAACATTGTGGGCTTACACTTGAGGGAGAGTGTTGAGATTACATCAAGTGTGAGTAGTATGGgtaatagtctcacattggttggaaatatggagacttaagcatttataagtgagagaactcacctacctatcaccttaagatttttgatgaatatgtggtgtgtctctcacaaaggtaTTGCTCTAAAAtaagaagtctcacaatgttcaatgctccatagtgaaaaactcccccaataataacattttttattgtattttttatttaaaaagaaacaCATTTTACCTCGGTTTTGAGTAATAACCAAGGAAAAATATAAGTATGTTTATTCACTTTCTCCACCGTCTTTAAACAAATTTTCATCATCCATTTAATGAGTATCAATGCTCAAGACACTACCATTAGTGATCCCCATGAAACCTAAATCCCTCATTATAAAAGCATTACGAATATTAAAAATTGATATTGAAATATTTGACATGAAAAATTTTGAAActtaaaaaaatgtttattttatTTGAGAAAATTTCTCTATGATGGATTGAAAAAACATAAAATTATTTGGGTTCAAGACTTGTGTTCTTAAATAATCATATAATTGgatatttattttatttatctaatattttttgttttatatcagaAAGAAATGAATGCAAAAGTCATAGAGAATATTTTGCATCCAACATCTGATCTTCCTCAAGATCAATGGAACGCGGATCCTTAACTTTTGTTCTTTTCCAAGATACCCAACATTTTGTTATTCACCGACAACGATGAAGATGAATCAGATTCAAAATTTGTTATATAATTTTACTTTAATATTATGTGTAAATAATATAATTTATGTGTAAACAATGTAGTTTGTAAACAAATGAACTTattaatattttgtgtaaacaatgtaatgaGCAGGGCCGGTCCTGTGCATGTGCAGCATGTGCTGCAGCATAGGGCCCCAAATATTAGAGGGCccaaaattttgaaattttttattttttttcataaatattaataaaaataaataaaatgttattaaaaaaattcaataatcgaaaaaaatattatgataaaaactcaatacatacaaaaatcaagattgatcaaaacttaaaataattataattaagtttatttttaattaatatataattgcatttttaatatatattttttaattattataatcgtgttttaaaaaaaaattaggCTCATTTTTATAATTAGAACGGGGTCTCCGATATAATTGGGTCGCCCCTGGTAATgagtattttaataaaaatatgtCTCCTTGATTTTAGCCATAAGCCGAGAGGTATGTGACGctagttttgaaaatataaaaaatctATTGTTGGGGATCGAACCAATGACTATTTCAACTGACCCTTTAATTATTCTAAAACCAGTGGGTAAAATGACAAGTTTTTATGATATCCTTCGTTACCTCGTCTTTGTAACCGAGGTTAAATCACTTTGCGTTTGAGTTTAACTGTGTTTTTTATAGTAGTGCACATCACAACGATTGTTAATTATGATTCTGGTTATATGTAATGTTAATTGTGAGTGTGGTTTGTTCTTCTAATCtaacttaatttgtcatattattAAGTTCTAAATCAAATTGAAAGTTATATGTTTATTGATAAGTTGATGAAATAAATATTTTACATAAGTTATAATAAACTTAAGTATACATCACTgctacaaataatacatttcatgacaaAGCTTTCATCTCACCCAACAAAAAACTGAAGTATAATGTCAATGTGTGCAtgtattattttttatttttaaataaatacCACATATTTCTTCAATTTCTAAATATAACAGAGAGGAAAAATAAATCCGGACATGCTTCAAATTCTAGCAACAATAGTGtatgtttttatttcttttaaagttgtgtctttctttttattttattttttatttttaaattagTTATCTATTCCCATGAAAACATTTTCTCAAAATAATGAACTCTCTCAGAGATGAATTGCAAGTttagaaaaaaaattcttttGGTAGGAACGGATAACTTATCAGAAATTTGAAAAGATTTTTTGTTCTCTAAAAATCCATTGTTAAAAAAAACTTTTTTCCCTTGATTTTTTTACAGAAACCGAGATGTATGTGGCGCTTAGGATGTaacatattttattgtatttttttatttgaaaagGAACACATTTTACCTCAGTTTTGAGTAATAACCAAGATAAAATATAAATGTGTTTATTCAGTTTTTCCACACTCCTTAAATAAATAGTTGTCGTCCATTTAACAAATATCAATTCTCAAGACACTATCATTAGTGATCCGCGTGAAACTTAATACCCTCATTATAAAAATATTATGAATATTAAAAATTTATAATGAAATATTTGACATGAAAACTTTCGAACTTAAAAAAACATTTATTTTATTTGGAAAATTTTCTCTATGATGAATTGTAAATGCAGAAAATCATTTGGGTTCAAGGCTTATGCTCTTAAATAATCATATAATTgaatatttaattttatatatctaacctttttttgttttatattagaaacaaatgaatgcaaaagTCATAGAGAATATTATGCATCCAACATTTGATATTTCTCAAGATCAATGAAACGAGGATCCTTAACATTTGTTTTTTCTCAAGATATCCGATATTTTGTTATTTCACCGACAACGATGACGATGAATCAGATTCAAAATTTGTTATatatttttactttaatattatgtgtaaacaatgtaatattatgtgtaaacaatgtaatattatgtgtaaacaatgtaatttgTAAACAATGTAATTTGTAAACAAATTAACAAATTAGTTTATTAATATTTTGTGCAAACAATGTAATgagtatttaaaaaaaaattgtccCCTCGGTTCTAGCCATAATCCGACAGGTATGTGGTGCTAGCtttgaaaatataaaaaacaTCTTGTTGAGAATCGAACTAATGACCATTTCAACTGTCCCCTCGATTATTCTAAAATCGGTGGGTAAAGTGACATGGTTTCATGATGTCTTTCGTTATCTTGTCTCTGTGACCGAGGTTAAATGAATTTCGCGTCCGAGATTAAATGTGTTTTTTGTAGTAGTGCACATCATAACTGTTCTTAATTATGATTGTGGTTATATGTAACGTTGATTGTGATTGCGGTTATATAAAATGTACTTCACATAACTCTTTCATCTTTATCCGTCTTCAGCTCAAACTTGTTGAAATGTATTTTCCATTTATTGTCAATGAGAGTGAACATTACTCAAACTTGACAACTCTTTGATTTTTTGAATATCGTAGAAAATTATCCAATTTGGATTTCAGATCGACGAGAGGGGTGTCCTCGATGACCCTAAATTGAAGTGGAGTTTCGTGCCATTAAAGTAGACAAATACGAAATGCGGATATGTATTATGATGAAGTGTGTTTTTGTAAAGAACATTATATGTGAGGTTCCTATTTATATAAGTTTTTGATCAATTTGGATCTTAGAATTTCAATCCCATGTCAGGGGATATTTTATATATACCCTAagtttataaaaaaaattaactaCAAAATGCATCTCCGAATTATATTTTGGTAAAAATGGGATGAGCCTAACTTACAATCTCTTTTATGTGATTTTTAATGTGTTCGAAAATCTCATCTCTAGaaactttcaaaaataaattTGGATTAATTCACCCACACTCCAGGATACGTACCAAGTATTTCCCAAACATTATTTTGGATTGATATTGGACTCATATCCAATAGAAACTTTGAAGGCAATAATCAATAATAGGTTATTTTgtgataataataataataataatataaaaaagaGCAATTAATTAGGCGCGCAATCACTCAACTACTAGAGTTAGTTAAGTACTTACTAGTAATCTTCATAGAGATAAAAGGGTAATTCTGAGAATTCCTTTGAATCAGTTAGTTTTTCTCCCGCCAAAACTTGTAACCCTTTCATCGTTCTGTTTTGTAACTGTTACCGGCATGGGAAACGCCTTCTTCTTCCACCTCCTCCTCCTCCTAATGCTGAGTCTGATTATCTTTGCCGTCACAGAAGCGGCGGCGCCGCCACCTTCATCAAGAGGAGGATGCACCGATCAGCTAATTCTATTCTCTCCGTGTTTTTCTTACGTTTCGTCTCTTCCAAACAACTTAACGGAGACACCTTCAACCAAATGCTGCGACGCTTTCTCATCGTCGTTCGCACCTAACTCCCTCTGTTTCTGCTATCTCCTCCGTGACAATCACATCCTCGGCTTCCCTCTCAACTCCACAAGGCTTCTTTCACTCTCCTCCCTCTGTCTTTCGCCTCCACCAACAGTCTCTTCTCTCAATTTTCTCTGCGGAGGttctttctttttcttcttccttttcCATAAATTTAGATCCACAGTACATAATTAACTAGAGATATTGATTGCATGGAAACTGAAAATTGTTATTTGATTCACATTATTACAGAATCGTCGACTCTGCCACCTCTCGGTCATGCTGATATTTAGAGAATCCCAACAATTCTTCAGTAACAGGTGCTTTGTTAATTTTCTGCTTTCAATTTTTTGTTTAAAAATTATCATAATCACCATAGTTAGCTATGAAGGAGCTTCtctaaataaaataaaaaagttacTAGATTTATCCGAGAGGAATTCATCGTTCTGTCAATGATGTACCACTAAATTAAAAATATATGTGCGATTTAACAGAATATACTTTAGTCATTGGTTCACAGTGTAAAATTATTTAACAGTAAAATTGACGATGACATGTGATTAAATAGGGTCGGTATCCAATAGTTCAGAAGGGGAAACCGTACCCGGCAAGGGCAATGGAGCATGGACAGGATTGTACTTTCCATCGAGGAATGCATCAAATTCAACCGTCATTGATGATGGTAGAGTCCACTTTGATTTTTGGCTACTCTGTCAATTTCTTGCAATTATTTATCAGATGCCTCCACTCTTCAAACTCAACATACTCTATTAATGCTCAAAAAGCCAAGACAGTGCTCATTGTGTTTGATGGCTTGTTCTTGAAATTGCTCAACACTGCCAACTTTGTCAATACGGTGTTATGTCTAGATTTTCAAGCGTCTGTCGTATTTTCAATGTTTTCTGCTGCCCCAACTGCTTGATATAACCTTCTCAGATTGATCCTATTATGCGTGAAGTGGACATTATAGAGATATTCATCTCTATGGTAATAGTAAAAATAATGTGTGCTCTAGATTCTACAATTGTGCATTTACCATTTATATGCATATCAAGAATATCTAACAATGATATTGCGAAATATGTCCAAATGAATAGAAACGGTTTAGAAGGTTGAAAAATGTTAGTGCCAAAGCAAATTAAGTCGAACTCAAAGGCGATAGCTAGGAGGTctcaaagaaaagaaaagaaaagagaaagacATGTAAAATTTATTATATGAAGCAACcactttatttttattttacaATTCTGTATTAGTCACTAgctttaatttttatttttagtttGGAACCTACACCCACTATAATGGAAAATACACATAAGAGCTTGGTCCATCATAGCTCTGCTTCAGGACCATCAATGCAGAGGTAGAATCCATAAGCCACAAATAAGTAACCACATGGAATGCTATCAAATCAATGCATATCTAATGTAATTTTCTTAAATACATTAACACCAATGAAAGGGCATCATTGTATGGTCAATTATCAAGGTACATGATAAGGACATCTACTCTTAGTACCTACAGAACACATATCAGACTCCATTTATAACACTTAAAAAAATATAGAAACATGTATATAATTACAGTATGCATCTGATGTACAGCTGACCAATTCCCATGGAAATATCTTTCAGTATTTTTACCCAGGTATTTTATAGATCTATCGGCAAATTGTAAAGACATTTTTGTGGGTTTGACTTCACCAAAATGGAGTCTTTTACATATGGATAGAGGCATCATAGTGATACTCGCTCCAAGATCACACATGGCTTTGTGTTACCGATGACACGGGGAATTGAGAATCTTCCTAAGTCTTTCAGCTTTGAAGTCAACTTGTTTTGAATGATAGTATTGCACTCCTCTGTGAGTGCCACCGTACCAGTTTCATCGAGCTTTCGCTTATTTGACCGGATTTCCTTCAAGaatttggcatatgagggcatcttAAGTTATAGCCTCATTGAAGGGTATCTTGATATAGAGCTTTTTGAACAACTCAACAAACTTCCTAAATTGTTTCTCAATCTTGGCTTTCGCTAGTCTCTGTGGAAACGGAATGGAAGACTTGTATGGAGGAGAAGCTACATATGactcttctttttctttctcaacTATCTTCTTCGCAGGTGGTGTTGGCTAGCTCTCCTTTTCGGGTGTTACAGACTCACTCTCTTTTGTTAAACTGATATAAAACTTTCATATTATTTCCTTGTATATTACAAGGAGGGAATAAAATTTTCATATTATTTCCTTGTATATTACAAGGAGGGAATAAGTTATATTTATATACACAGAAAGCCTATTTCTAATTATAATTAAATCAGAATAATTATAGCCAAATCATGGTAATTAACAATTAATAACTATATTCTTATTATAGTTCCTAAAATCTTGTTGACATCTAACGCCAACACTTCCCCTCAAGTTGGTGCATAGAGATCTCGAATGGCCAACTTGTCAAGTGCGTTGTAGAAGTCTCTGCTACATACAACTTTTGTGAGTATATCTGCTAATTGATCTTCAGATTTAACAAACGGGAATTGAATTATCTTGGTCTCCAAATTTTGCTTAATGAAGTGTCGATCTATTTCCACGTGTTTTGTCCGATAATGTTGAACCGGATTATGAGCAATTTCaattgcagacttgttgtcacAAAAAAGGTTCATCGCATTGTTCGGAGCAAAGCCAATTTCAATTAACAATCTTCGAAGCCAAAGAAGCTCACAAAGACCTTTAGCCATCCCTCGAAACTTTGCTTCAGCACTTGATAATGCTACAACcttttgtttcttacttttccatgTAACCAAATTTCCTCCAACAAAGATAAAATAGCCTGAGGTGGATTTTCTGTTGGTGATATCTCCTGCCTAGTCAGCGTCTGTATAACCTTCAACTTGTACATGATTATTCTTTGTGAACATCAAGCCTTTTCCAGGCGAGGACTTCAAGTACCGCATGATTTGAATTATCGCGTCCATGTGATCTTTACTCGGGTTGTGCATAAATTGACTTACTACACTTACCGCATACGCTATATCAGGTCGTGTATGAGATAAGTAAATAAGTTTGCCAACCAATCTCTGGTACCTTCCTTTGTTTGTTGGCACTTGGTCTGGATATTCTCCAAGTTGGTGGTTCTGGACAATTGGAGTATCTACAAGTTTACAGTCTAGTAGCCCAACTTCTGATAAAAGATCTAGGATATATTTTCGTTGAAATAAAAAGATGCCTTTCTTCGACCTAGCAACTTCAATACCTAGAAAATATTTGAGCCCACCTAGATTTTTCATCTCAAATTCGGTTGCAAGTTGTTTTTGAAGTTTTGCTATTTCCTCAGAGTCATCTCCTGTAAtaatcatatcatctacatacacaaTCAAAGTTGTGACCTTACCTTGACGATGTTTCAGAAACAACGTATGATCTGTGTTGCTTTGTTGGAAGCCATATTTTTTCATTGCCAGGTTCAATCTCCCAAACCACGCTCTAAGAGACTGCTTCAAGCCGTACAAACTGCGTTGCAATTTACACACCACCTTAGTCTCATAATTTGTCATGTATCCCGGAGGGATATCCATATATATTTCTTCTTTCAAGTGCCCATGGAGAAATGCATTTTTCACGTCTAACTGATGCAATGGTCAATCCAGATTTACTGCAAGAGATAAAAGAACTCTGATAGTGCTCAACTTGGCAACAGGTGAAAAAGTTTCTTGATAGTCTACGCCATATGTTTGTGTAAAGCCTTTAGCCACTAATCTTGCTTTGTACCTTTCAATAGACCTATCAGCTTTGTCCTTGATAGAGAAAACCCACTTACACCCTACTGGTTTCTTTCCTTTTGGTAAAGGGACAAGAGTCCATGTCGCATTCTTGTTTAATGCCTCCATTTCTTCATCCATAGCTTGAACCCATCTAGGGTCTTCAATGGCCTCTTCAACGTTGCTAGGTACACTGTATAAAGACAACTCATTTGCAAATTTCTTAAGGGGTTCAGACAAGTCCTTCATAGAGACATAATTAGCAATTGGATACCTTGATATATGATCCTCTTCTTCAGGAGAGTAACGCTTCGGTGGTTTTCCCCGAATATGCCTGTGAGGTAATTCATAGCTAACAGAGATATCaccattattattattattattattattatgagaTATAGGAGAGTTTACCTCAATGATATTCTCAGGAGATAGATCGTTGAGTACTggagaggggggggggggggaattcCGATACTTCAACTTCAGGACTCATATGGTCTGTTTGAGTTTGACAAGAATCACCAAAAACTTCAGttgaaggaatatcaatatctTTGAACCAGTCAAATGTCGACCAATTCGACTCTTCTTCTGGTGTCTCCCTCTGAAGAGAAGAATTGGGTGATACAGATGAGTAGAAATGGTCAAATTCCAAGAATGTAACATCCATAGTTACATAAATGCGTCGAGTAATAGGGTCATAGCAACGATACCCTTTCTGGTGTACACCATATCCCAAAAAAAAGGCAGTGAATGGCACACGAATCAAGCTTTGTACGCTGGTTTTTATGTAGGTGAACAAACGCAACACACCCAAAGACTCGAGGTGGCAGCATTTGTATTGTAGGCAGCGGTACAAATATGGACAAGGTCTGCAGCGGAGTTTTAAATTCAAGGACCTTCGATGGCATCCGATTGATGAGATATACTGTTGTAGTAACAGCGTCAGTCCAATGGTGGTGGGGCACATGTGCTCCATGTAAAAGAGCACGGGCAGTTTTAAGAATATGGCGATTTTTTTCGTTCTgcaacaccattttgttgtggggTTTGTGGACACGTGGTTTCGTGAATAAGTCCGTGTTTTTTGAAATACTCATGGAATTGATGATTTACAAACTCCCCACCATTATCAGAGTGAAGGATCTTAATTTTCTTTGAATATTGAGTTTGAATCATTTTATGGAATTGTTGAAATATGTGTATCACTTAATTTTTTGTTTCAACAAATAAATCCAAGTCATTCGAGTGCAATCATCAACAAATATCACAAACCACCGATAACCAGAGATAAAAGATTTTGGGGATGGACCCCATACATCAGAATGGATTAAAGCAAACGGAGCATTACTTTTATTCATACTTGATGGAAAAGTAACTCGATGACTCTTGGCTAAAATACAAGCTTCACATTTGAAGTTCAACAAGGATGTATCTGAAAATAAGCTTGGGAACACATGTTTCAGGTAGCCAAACGAAGGATGGCCTAATCGGCGATGCCAAAGTAAGACTTGCTCCATTttattgtttcttggataatgCATGTGATGCGCTCGGCCTACACTAAAATCCTCCATATAGTAAAGTCCCCCTCTCTTAGTACCACGCCCAATGATCTCCTTCGTGAGAATATCCTGAAGGAAACAAAAAATGGATAAATCAGCACAACACATTTCAAGTCTTTTGTAACTTGACTCACAAACAGCAActtatgagagagagagagagggaacAAGTAGTGTATTTGAAAGCGAAAGGGTTGGTGATAACATCACAGTTCCATCCCCTGTTACCTTTGATAAACCACCATTTGCGTTGGCAATACTTGAGCGCCGAGGGGTTGAACGTTCAGAAAAATCAGCAGCATCGAACGTCATATGATCGGTAGCTCCGGAATCAAGTATCCATGCATTAGAGTCATCATCATGATTAGAGCAAATTAGAACATTACCTTCAGTGGTGTGGGAACTTGATTTTGGAATGAGGGAAAGATGGGGTTCGACAGTAGCTACTGCAGCTTTTCCCGGGTTGCTATCAGTTGTATCGCGACGCTTTCGAGTCTGAAAATCTGTCCACCAATCTGGATATCCGTGAAGCTTAAAACAGGTCTCGCTAGTATGTTTGTTACCTCCACAATGAGAGCACTTAGTGCCATTAGATGGTTTTTTATGTTTGGATTGAGAAAGTATCTTACTGCTATGTAATTTGAGACCCTAGATGCAAGAACTGCTCCAGATAATTCATTGGAGTTGTCTGTCATCACTGCCTGACGAAGAGCTTCCCTCCTAACATGTGCATATGCTTGTTCCACTGTTGGAAACGATTTCATTTGTAAAACATCGTTTCTGATATTATCTAAGCGGTCATCAAGTCCATCCAAAAACACACACATTCGTTCTTCTTGGATAAGTGTATTGTAGTTTTGGATATCAACTTGACATGTCAACGGATTTGGACGACGAAAATCTATCTCACGCCAAATTCCTTGGAGATCGTTATAATATTTTTCAAGAGAACCACCGGCTTGTTTAAGACGTGTCACCCGTCGCCGAAGGTCATACACCTGGGAGGTGTCACTGGCATCAAAGTACGTGGTCGCAATTGCATCCCACACCAGCTTGGCAGTGGAGAAGCGAATAAAGTTGTTGATTAGAGAAGAGTCCATTGAGTTGATTATCCATCCCTTAACAATCACATTGTCAGTCCGCCAACGTCGAAACGTAGG from Lathyrus oleraceus cultivar Zhongwan6 chromosome 7, CAAS_Psat_ZW6_1.0, whole genome shotgun sequence encodes the following:
- the LOC127107833 gene encoding non-specific lipid transfer protein GPI-anchored 25, yielding MGNAFFFHLLLLLMLSLIIFAVTEAAAPPPSSRGGCTDQLILFSPCFSYVSSLPNNLTETPSTKCCDAFSSSFAPNSLCFCYLLRDNHILGFPLNSTRLLSLSSLCLSPPPTVSSLNFLCGESSTLPPLGHADI